In the bacterium genome, one interval contains:
- a CDS encoding phosphoribosylanthranilate isomerase — protein MSVLVKICGITNLDDALDAVELGADFLGFNFYPDSKRYIEPEAADDIIQDIPSSVKKVGVFVNEQVEKVIDLAVALELDFVQFHGDETADYCNAVGRPWLKAFRLKEEKDLEEISKYESPWLLVDSYVEKAFGGTGIVSNWDLAREAKKYGELFLSGGLNPDNIATAIQSVQPYAVDVASGVESAPGIKDRTKLEKFIAIAKAQTLRPKIVS, from the coding sequence ATGTCGGTTTTAGTTAAAATTTGCGGAATAACGAATTTAGATGACGCGCTCGATGCCGTGGAATTAGGGGCCGATTTTTTGGGTTTTAATTTTTATCCCGATTCTAAACGTTATATAGAACCTGAGGCAGCCGATGATATTATTCAAGACATCCCTTCGTCTGTTAAAAAAGTGGGTGTTTTTGTAAATGAGCAAGTTGAAAAAGTAATTGATTTGGCGGTAGCGCTTGAGCTCGATTTTGTACAGTTTCATGGCGATGAAACAGCCGACTACTGTAATGCCGTGGGGCGTCCGTGGTTAAAGGCTTTTAGGTTAAAAGAAGAAAAAGATTTGGAAGAAATTTCCAAGTATGAAAGCCCATGGTTATTGGTTGATTCCTACGTTGAAAAAGCTTTTGGTGGTACCGGTATTGTATCTAACTGGGATTTAGCGCGCGAAGCCAAAAAATACGGGGAGCTTTTTTTATCGGGAGGGCTTAATCCCGATAATATTGCAACGGCCATTCAATCTGTACAACCCTATGCTGTAGATGTGGCAAGCGGGGTGGAGAGTGCGCCCGGCATTAAAGACCGTACCAAACTGGAAAAGTTTATTGCTATTGCCAAAGCTCAAACCTTACGTCCCAAAATAGTGAGTTAG
- the trpD gene encoding anthranilate phosphoribosyltransferase codes for MNELLLKFVTHVESSQNLSASQMEEAMSFLLSGTEDAELIKRFLKALSAKKETADEILGAARFLRSKSQKITLQNPDVLDTCGTGGDGKNTFNISTATAFVLAGGGVRVAKHGNRAVSSNSGSSDVLKELGVNIDASPVIVARCIDNIGIGFLFAPQYHQTLKNVAPIRKELAQKTIFNILGPLLNPANAKKQVMGVYDARLLDIISKVLAQLGVTQGAVVHGSDGLDEVTLTGTTQIAFIKNGIITKETFDPQSVGYAPCQLDNLKGGGPAENAKRLRHVLKGHSEAIDHCVHLNAALGFMVAGLANNFKDGLLLAQGSISSGKAYQKLEALIEMTH; via the coding sequence ATGAACGAATTATTGTTAAAATTTGTGACTCATGTTGAATCGAGTCAGAATCTTTCTGCTTCGCAAATGGAAGAAGCGATGAGTTTTTTATTGTCCGGAACCGAAGATGCCGAACTTATCAAGCGGTTTTTAAAAGCACTTTCCGCTAAAAAAGAAACGGCCGATGAAATTTTAGGAGCTGCCCGTTTTTTACGAAGTAAGAGCCAAAAAATTACGCTTCAAAACCCGGATGTGCTGGATACTTGCGGTACGGGTGGTGATGGAAAAAATACGTTTAATATTTCGACGGCCACAGCTTTTGTGCTAGCCGGTGGCGGAGTACGAGTGGCTAAACATGGCAACCGTGCTGTTAGTTCTAATTCCGGTAGCAGCGATGTATTAAAAGAATTGGGTGTCAATATTGATGCTTCTCCCGTAATTGTGGCGCGCTGCATTGATAATATTGGCATCGGTTTTTTATTTGCCCCTCAGTATCATCAAACTCTAAAAAATGTAGCCCCCATCCGTAAAGAGTTAGCGCAAAAAACAATTTTTAATATTTTGGGTCCACTCTTAAATCCTGCAAATGCCAAAAAGCAGGTTATGGGTGTTTATGATGCACGTCTTTTAGATATAATCTCTAAAGTACTAGCTCAATTAGGTGTTACCCAGGGCGCGGTGGTACATGGCAGTGATGGGTTGGATGAGGTGACACTTACAGGTACCACACAAATTGCATTTATTAAAAACGGGATCATTACAAAAGAAACATTTGATCCACAAAGTGTGGGGTATGCGCCGTGTCAGCTAGATAATTTAAAAGGTGGTGGGCCTGCAGAAAATGCCAAAAGGTTACGCCATGTTTTAAAAGGACATTCGGAGGCAATTGATCATTGTGTGCATCTTAACGCCGCTTTGGGTTTTATGGTGGCCGGACTTGCCAATAATTTTAAAGACGGATTACTTTTGGCACAGGGCTCTATTAGCAGCGGTAAAGCGTATCAAAAATTAGAAGCTTTGATAGAAATGACGCATTAA
- a CDS encoding replication-associated recombination protein A translates to MSLFNPPPPLAERLRPQSLSEFKGQEHLLGSNKLLKQVFESDFTPSLIFWGPPGSGKTTLARLLATKKQCAFIALSAVTSGIKDLKDATDQAKSHLAMGKKTILFIDEIHRFNKTQQDALLPHVENGTFILVGATTENPSFELNRALLSRCKVIVLEPLTPQSLGEIIDEALNASRGLSNKKIELLPEAKQFLIDSSEGDARKLLNTLEIVSEIKKQNEAVDVKLVEEALQKKALAYDKKGEEHYNVISAFIKSMRDSDPDAAVYYLARMMEAGEDPLFIARRLVIFASEDIGNANPNAVTLAMSCMQSYDFVGFAEGWIPLSQCATYLAGSPKSNASYMAYKKAKGDVLEHGALAVPMNIRNAPTKLMKELGYGKGYEYAHDQVDNFSTQQHLPDKLTHKKYYNPTENGYEKHIKAYLEKIEEKKK, encoded by the coding sequence ATGTCTCTCTTTAACCCACCACCCCCACTGGCAGAACGCCTCAGACCTCAAAGTCTGTCCGAGTTTAAAGGGCAGGAACATTTGCTAGGATCCAATAAACTGCTTAAACAAGTTTTTGAGAGCGACTTTACACCATCACTTATTTTTTGGGGACCACCGGGTAGCGGCAAAACAACACTGGCGCGTTTACTGGCCACAAAAAAACAGTGCGCTTTTATTGCATTGTCGGCTGTAACCAGCGGGATTAAAGATTTAAAAGACGCCACAGACCAGGCCAAATCCCATTTGGCCATGGGTAAAAAAACAATTCTCTTTATAGACGAAATTCACCGTTTTAATAAAACTCAACAAGATGCTCTATTGCCTCATGTAGAAAACGGAACGTTTATCTTGGTAGGTGCCACAACCGAAAACCCGTCGTTTGAATTAAACCGCGCCCTCCTCTCGCGCTGCAAGGTGATTGTGCTAGAGCCATTAACACCGCAAAGCCTGGGCGAAATTATAGACGAGGCTTTAAACGCTTCGCGCGGATTGAGTAATAAAAAAATAGAACTTTTACCCGAAGCCAAACAATTTTTAATTGATTCCTCCGAAGGCGATGCGCGCAAGCTGCTTAATACTTTAGAAATTGTTTCTGAAATTAAAAAACAAAATGAAGCGGTAGATGTAAAGCTAGTGGAAGAAGCGCTGCAAAAAAAGGCACTAGCCTACGATAAAAAAGGTGAAGAGCATTACAATGTGATCAGTGCTTTTATTAAAAGCATGAGGGATTCTGATCCCGATGCGGCGGTTTATTATTTAGCAAGGATGATGGAAGCCGGTGAAGATCCTTTGTTTATTGCAAGACGCTTGGTAATTTTTGCCAGCGAAGATATTGGAAACGCCAACCCCAATGCCGTAACGCTGGCCATGAGCTGCATGCAGAGTTACGATTTTGTAGGGTTCGCCGAAGGCTGGATTCCGCTCTCGCAATGTGCCACGTATTTAGCCGGCAGCCCCAAAAGCAATGCCAGTTACATGGCTTATAAAAAAGCCAAAGGCGATGTGCTGGAACATGGGGCTTTGGCTGTACCCATGAATATTAGAAATGCTCCCACCAAATTGATGAAAGAATTAGGTTACGGCAAAGGCTACGAGTACGCACACGATCAAGTGGATAATTTTTCTACCCAACAACATTTGCCCGATAAACTAACCCACAAAAAATATTATAACCCCACCGAAAACGGCTACGAAAAGCATATTAAGGCTTATTTGGAGAAGATTGAGGAAAAGAAAAAATAA
- a CDS encoding glycerol-3-phosphate dehydrogenase/oxidase: protein MNIKLIRLVQQKFYQTEFSIKTRSVAMERLKTEEFDLLIIGGGITGAATARDAVSRGLKVALVEKHDFAWGTSSRSSKLIHGGLRYLQNMEFKLVFEALSERKHLLKSSPNLVKPLKFYMPVYKRDSHGKGLLMMGMWLYDMLALFRAPGMHKTLSKRKMVLEIPGLNENGLKGGFSYYDASMWDDALAIETLRAASVSGAACINYAEATEPVWSGNKVMGFVVKDLEGGSTFQIKAKKVVICAGPWTDMFGEKMFPGWKKHLMPSKGAHLLFNMKRLPVPGAVVMAHPEDGRISFIIPRPDFGEGMALVGTTDGPSPNNPEETVVGDDDVEYLLNLLNIYFPKLKLTLDDIVSAYVGVRPLMGPQVGLPDHDTPEVSIVSKLQKVSREHHIGTGPGDTVVVCGGKYTTHRTMAAEIVDYAAPQSAKSNTKEPVNPLTTKESLSTLASLTQIVPQVLIDRYGLGAIDIMNLAKLHPSSQADPAGFPLLEAELRYQIRTGMVIHVEDFILRRIPLYLSRADHGQPWYKTLCQVWANELGKTVAEADAEYERTVTEIQKRSGWKKDLQRKAS, encoded by the coding sequence GTGAATATCAAATTAATACGCCTTGTGCAGCAAAAATTCTACCAAACCGAATTTTCCATTAAAACCAGGTCTGTGGCCATGGAGCGCCTTAAAACCGAGGAGTTTGACCTCCTTATTATTGGGGGGGGTATTACTGGGGCTGCCACCGCACGTGATGCAGTTAGTCGTGGTCTTAAAGTGGCTTTAGTTGAAAAACACGATTTTGCCTGGGGTACATCCTCTCGTTCGTCCAAGCTCATTCATGGTGGGCTTCGTTATTTACAAAATATGGAATTTAAACTGGTGTTTGAAGCGCTTTCTGAGCGTAAACATCTTTTAAAAAGTTCGCCCAATTTGGTAAAACCGCTTAAATTTTACATGCCTGTATACAAGCGCGATTCTCATGGCAAAGGTCTTTTGATGATGGGTATGTGGCTCTACGATATGCTGGCACTTTTTCGTGCGCCGGGCATGCATAAAACCTTATCAAAAAGAAAAATGGTTTTGGAGATTCCTGGTCTAAATGAAAATGGACTGAAGGGCGGTTTTTCATATTATGATGCCAGCATGTGGGATGATGCCTTGGCCATTGAAACCTTGCGCGCTGCAAGTGTTTCTGGTGCCGCTTGTATTAATTATGCCGAAGCCACCGAACCGGTATGGTCTGGTAATAAGGTGATGGGTTTTGTGGTAAAAGATTTAGAAGGCGGATCTACTTTTCAGATTAAAGCTAAAAAAGTGGTGATTTGTGCCGGACCATGGACCGATATGTTTGGAGAAAAAATGTTTCCGGGCTGGAAAAAACACCTTATGCCCAGTAAGGGGGCGCATTTACTTTTTAACATGAAGCGTTTGCCTGTTCCGGGGGCTGTGGTCATGGCGCATCCCGAAGATGGTCGCATTTCCTTTATTATTCCTCGTCCCGATTTTGGCGAAGGTATGGCCTTGGTGGGTACCACCGATGGCCCAAGCCCCAACAACCCTGAAGAAACGGTAGTGGGCGATGATGATGTTGAGTATTTGCTTAATTTGCTCAATATTTATTTCCCTAAATTAAAGCTAACTCTTGATGATATTGTGAGTGCTTATGTTGGTGTTCGACCGCTTATGGGCCCACAGGTTGGGCTTCCCGATCATGATACTCCGGAAGTTTCTATTGTCTCCAAATTGCAAAAGGTAAGCCGCGAGCATCATATTGGCACAGGCCCTGGTGATACGGTTGTTGTTTGTGGCGGTAAATACACCACTCACCGTACGATGGCGGCCGAAATTGTAGATTATGCGGCTCCTCAAAGTGCAAAAAGTAACACTAAAGAACCTGTAAACCCGCTTACAACAAAAGAGTCGCTTTCTACTCTTGCGTCGCTGACGCAAATTGTACCGCAAGTATTGATAGATCGTTATGGTTTAGGGGCCATCGATATTATGAATTTGGCCAAATTACATCCTTCAAGCCAGGCCGATCCGGCTGGTTTTCCGCTTCTAGAAGCTGAATTAAGATATCAAATTCGTACCGGTATGGTTATTCATGTGGAAGATTTTATTTTACGTCGTATTCCGTTATATTTGTCGCGTGCCGATCATGGCCAGCCGTGGTATAAAACCTTATGCCAGGTGTGGGCCAATGAGTTAGGCAAAACAGTGGCAGAAGCCGATGCCGAGTATGAACGTACGGTAACCGAAATCCAAAAACGCAGCGGCTGGAAAAAAGATCTTCAGCGCAAGGCATCGTAG
- a CDS encoding biotin--[acetyl-CoA-carboxylase] ligase gives MNVEFISQNLKNSWLGKSIYLKNEINSTNTWAKDNIKNEKRGAVFIANHQTNGRGLKNRAWEAPAGKNILLSFIDIPPQNPEQAHHLTLLAGIALHEAVLQTGNTHATLKWPNDLLINSKKAGGILCEQKENKIVVGIGLNVNSTKTDFSPAVQAISTSLFDESGKEEKRETIITHILNAYEFFRSQYDIQGISFLKAEWNKRNGIMGKTVRIIEVDNEYTGTAMGLDDQGFLLVKTQNELKQVIAGDLFLV, from the coding sequence ATGAATGTTGAATTTATTAGTCAAAATTTAAAAAACAGCTGGTTAGGGAAAAGTATTTATTTAAAAAATGAAATCAATTCCACTAACACCTGGGCCAAGGATAATATTAAAAACGAAAAACGGGGTGCTGTTTTTATAGCCAATCACCAAACAAACGGCCGGGGCCTAAAAAACAGGGCATGGGAAGCCCCAGCAGGTAAAAATATTCTGCTCTCATTTATTGATATTCCCCCACAAAATCCGGAACAGGCCCACCATTTAACCTTGTTAGCTGGCATTGCATTACATGAAGCGGTTTTACAAACTGGAAACACACATGCTACGCTTAAATGGCCTAACGATTTACTGATAAACAGTAAAAAAGCGGGGGGGATTTTGTGCGAACAAAAAGAAAACAAAATTGTGGTGGGTATTGGCCTTAATGTAAATAGCACCAAAACAGATTTTTCCCCGGCCGTCCAGGCCATATCAACCAGTCTGTTTGACGAAAGTGGAAAAGAAGAAAAACGCGAAACTATTATTACCCATATCCTTAATGCCTACGAATTTTTTAGATCACAATACGACATACAAGGAATTTCATTTTTAAAGGCTGAATGGAATAAAAGAAACGGTATTATGGGAAAAACCGTGCGCATTATAGAGGTAGATAATGAATACACCGGTACAGCTATGGGGCTAGATGACCAAGGTTTTTTGCTGGTAAAAACCCAAAACGAGCTTAAACAAGTGATTGCAGGAGATTTATTTTTGGTTTAA
- the trpC gene encoding indole-3-glycerol phosphate synthase TrpC, with translation MQNTLDKILEYKRDEVASQKRRVPLADVKKKAHDAEPARDFLGNFQKGSINIIAEVKKASPSKGIIRQDFNALDTAHIYQDNGAKALSILTDEHFFMGSLNYLVQIKKQVSLPCLRKDFMIEEYQFHEARAHGADAVLLIVAALDDHQLKDFQQLARELGMSVLVEIHNQAEWKRAAKLPPHILGVNNRDLKNFKTSLQTSYDLVKEFPQSFKRITESGLNTHDDCVKLMEAGYDGFLIGESLMREKDIGKKLREMIG, from the coding sequence ATGCAAAACACCCTAGATAAAATTTTAGAGTATAAACGCGACGAAGTGGCTTCGCAAAAACGACGTGTGCCTCTTGCCGATGTTAAAAAGAAGGCGCACGATGCCGAGCCGGCGCGTGACTTTTTGGGAAATTTTCAAAAAGGCTCTATCAACATTATTGCCGAAGTAAAAAAGGCATCGCCGTCTAAGGGAATTATTCGCCAAGATTTTAACGCACTGGATACGGCCCATATTTATCAAGATAATGGTGCCAAGGCCTTATCTATTTTAACCGACGAGCATTTTTTTATGGGCTCGCTTAACTATCTTGTGCAAATTAAAAAACAGGTCAGTCTACCGTGCTTGCGTAAAGATTTTATGATTGAGGAGTATCAATTCCATGAAGCACGAGCTCATGGAGCTGATGCGGTGCTCCTTATTGTTGCGGCGCTGGATGATCATCAGCTAAAAGATTTTCAGCAATTAGCGCGTGAATTAGGGATGAGCGTTTTGGTAGAAATTCATAACCAGGCCGAATGGAAGAGAGCGGCCAAGTTGCCACCGCATATTTTGGGCGTAAACAACCGTGATTTAAAAAACTTTAAAACAAGTCTTCAAACGTCTTACGATTTGGTAAAAGAGTTTCCTCAAAGCTTTAAGCGTATAACCGAATCGGGGCTTAATACACATGATGATTGTGTAAAGCTGATGGAAGCGGGCTACGATGGTTTTTTGATTGGTGAATCACTCATGCGCGAAAAAGATATCGGTAAAAAATTACGGGAAATGATAGGATAA
- the trpA gene encoding tryptophan synthase subunit alpha, translating to MSRIDQKFKELKKAGKKALVTFITAGDPNLAETEKLVYTLEKAGADIIELGIPFSDPMADGPVIQLSYERALKKGSSIDKIFALVTRIRKKSQVPLLLMGYYNPIFVMGHEVFAKKAKDAGVDAVLIVDLPPDEADDLNKILKAHGINLVFLLAPTSTDERIKKAAHKGSGFIYYVSMTGITGAKLSINDELSSQVLRIKGVTSRPVVVGFGISKPEQVREIAHHADGVVIGSALIKLIEKNAKNTSTLHKSLSRFVASLKKAI from the coding sequence ATGTCGCGTATTGATCAAAAATTTAAGGAATTAAAAAAAGCCGGCAAAAAAGCGCTGGTTACGTTTATTACGGCTGGCGATCCCAATTTGGCCGAAACAGAAAAGCTTGTTTATACGCTCGAAAAAGCCGGGGCGGATATTATTGAGCTTGGCATTCCTTTTTCGGACCCCATGGCCGATGGCCCGGTAATTCAGTTATCGTATGAACGCGCCCTTAAAAAAGGATCGTCTATCGATAAAATTTTTGCGCTTGTCACCAGAATCCGTAAAAAATCCCAAGTGCCGCTACTCCTCATGGGTTATTACAATCCCATTTTTGTGATGGGGCATGAGGTGTTTGCTAAAAAAGCTAAAGATGCCGGTGTGGATGCAGTGCTAATTGTCGATTTACCACCGGATGAGGCGGATGATTTGAATAAAATTCTCAAAGCTCACGGTATTAATCTTGTTTTCTTGCTGGCTCCTACCTCCACCGATGAGCGCATTAAAAAAGCTGCGCATAAAGGTTCGGGTTTTATTTATTATGTATCGATGACGGGTATAACAGGCGCCAAGCTCTCTATTAATGATGAGCTTTCCTCTCAGGTGTTGCGTATCAAGGGTGTTACAAGTCGCCCGGTAGTCGTGGGATTTGGAATTTCCAAACCGGAACAAGTGCGAGAAATTGCGCATCATGCCGATGGCGTGGTGATTGGTTCGGCGCTCATTAAGCTGATTGAGAAAAATGCCAAAAACACGAGTACCCTTCATAAAAGTTTATCACGATTTGTAGCGTCTCTTAAAAAAGCTATTTAA
- the trpB gene encoding tryptophan synthase subunit beta: MATLPDKHGHFGIFGGRYVAETLMPALLELEEAYKKIGKSKDFKKEFAYYAKHYIGRPTPLYFAEKLTKKLGGGKIYFKREDLCHTGAHKVNNTLGQCLMAKKMGKPRVIAETGAGQHGVATATLCALLDLQCEVYMGEEDVHRQSLNVFRMKLLGAKVHAVTSGTKTLKDAMNEALRDWVTNVRNTFYCIGTVAGPHPYPTMVRDFQSIIGTEVKKQLKEIGEKEADYVVACIGGGSNAMGLFYPYYKNTNTKMIGLEAAGLGVNTKQTAASMCAGTVGVLHGNKTYLMSDKDGQVLPTHSISAGLDYPGVGPEHAYFKRSGRAEYVPITDDQAMEGFRMLTQVEGIIPALESAHAVAYLPELAKKTKSHEVIVVNLSGRGDKDMGTVAQVMKVKL, from the coding sequence ATGGCTACTTTACCCGATAAACACGGTCATTTTGGTATTTTTGGTGGTCGTTATGTGGCCGAAACCCTTATGCCCGCTCTTTTAGAGCTGGAAGAGGCTTATAAAAAAATAGGAAAATCCAAAGATTTTAAAAAGGAATTTGCTTACTACGCCAAGCATTACATTGGCCGTCCAACTCCCCTCTATTTTGCCGAAAAACTCACCAAAAAACTGGGTGGTGGAAAAATTTATTTTAAACGTGAAGATTTGTGCCATACCGGTGCTCATAAAGTGAATAACACTTTGGGCCAATGCCTCATGGCTAAAAAAATGGGGAAACCCCGCGTGATTGCCGAAACGGGTGCCGGCCAGCATGGTGTGGCCACGGCAACACTGTGTGCTCTACTTGATCTTCAATGTGAAGTGTATATGGGTGAAGAAGATGTGCATCGTCAGTCGCTCAATGTATTTCGAATGAAACTTTTAGGGGCCAAAGTGCATGCGGTAACAAGCGGAACCAAAACCTTAAAAGATGCCATGAACGAAGCACTGCGTGATTGGGTAACCAATGTGCGCAATACATTTTATTGTATTGGTACGGTAGCGGGCCCACATCCTTATCCTACCATGGTGCGTGATTTTCAATCCATCATTGGTACCGAAGTGAAAAAGCAATTAAAGGAAATTGGAGAAAAAGAAGCCGACTATGTGGTGGCCTGTATAGGTGGTGGTTCTAATGCTATGGGGCTTTTTTATCCGTATTATAAAAACACGAATACCAAAATGATTGGGCTTGAGGCTGCGGGACTTGGTGTTAACACCAAGCAAACAGCGGCTTCCATGTGTGCCGGTACGGTGGGGGTTTTGCACGGCAACAAAACATATCTCATGAGTGATAAAGATGGCCAGGTGTTGCCCACACATTCTATTTCGGCGGGTCTCGATTATCCCGGTGTTGGTCCGGAGCATGCTTATTTTAAACGATCGGGCCGTGCCGAGTATGTGCCCATTACCGATGACCAGGCCATGGAAGGTTTTAGAATGCTCACGCAAGTGGAAGGGATTATCCCGGCGTTAGAAAGTGCCCATGCCGTGGCGTATCTTCCGGAGTTAGCTAAAAAAACAAAATCACACGAAGTGATTGTGGTTAATTTATCTGGTCGTGGCGATAAAGATATGGGAACCGTGGCCCAGGTGATGAAGGTGAAATTGTAA
- a CDS encoding sigma-54 dependent transcriptional regulator: MKSPYKNPILLVEDHPFAGALAMEVLDHAGYKGVDWCKNFEEVQKIFSLNTYSAVVLDHAIGHHTGLNVLDYMRAQHPEVPIIFLTDTGNVDEAVEAMRHGAFDVLQKPIHPEKLPLLVQKALDYGYLRTEIIRLKKEKPAEEYYHGLVGKSPAMKKIYDLIERIRGSSVNILITGPSGAGKEMIARAIHRSSPRANQKFVAINCSAIPEALLEGELFGYRKGAFTDARMAKPGLFSEAHQGTIMLDEIGDMPITIQPKILRALQEKEIRPLGATQVEKVDVRIIAATNHDLKMRMEQKLFREDLYYRLNAMQIELPALKDRKEDIPLFVDYFLENFQKMHNNQVKGISQSALKMFIDYSWPGNVRELENTMERAMLLAKTDLILPEDIIFSADTAGEVEENSAIFHDATRPLDDIEKEYIIRVLKAVDGNRSEAAQVLKIGRKTLYNKLAKYGIE; this comes from the coding sequence GTGAAAAGTCCCTATAAAAACCCAATTTTACTGGTGGAAGACCATCCTTTTGCAGGGGCGCTTGCTATGGAAGTGCTCGATCATGCGGGCTACAAAGGTGTGGATTGGTGCAAAAATTTTGAAGAGGTTCAAAAGATTTTTTCGCTTAATACCTACAGTGCTGTGGTGCTGGATCATGCTATTGGACATCATACCGGGCTTAATGTGCTTGATTACATGCGTGCGCAGCACCCTGAAGTTCCCATCATTTTTTTAACCGATACGGGCAATGTAGATGAAGCTGTAGAAGCCATGCGGCATGGTGCTTTTGATGTGTTGCAAAAACCCATCCATCCCGAAAAACTACCGCTTCTTGTTCAAAAAGCGCTCGATTATGGTTATTTGCGTACCGAAATTATTCGTCTTAAAAAAGAAAAGCCCGCCGAAGAATATTATCATGGTTTAGTAGGTAAATCGCCCGCCATGAAAAAGATTTACGATCTTATTGAACGCATTCGTGGCAGTTCGGTTAACATTCTTATCACGGGGCCTAGCGGGGCGGGTAAAGAAATGATTGCCCGTGCCATTCACCGTAGCTCGCCGCGCGCCAATCAAAAATTTGTGGCTATTAATTGCTCGGCTATCCCCGAGGCCCTGCTAGAAGGTGAATTGTTTGGTTATAGAAAAGGTGCTTTTACCGACGCGCGTATGGCTAAACCTGGCCTTTTTAGCGAAGCACATCAAGGAACCATTATGCTGGATGAAATTGGTGATATGCCCATTACCATTCAGCCCAAAATTTTACGTGCCCTGCAAGAAAAAGAAATTAGGCCGCTAGGTGCAACACAAGTAGAAAAAGTAGATGTGCGTATTATTGCGGCTACTAACCACGATTTAAAAATGAGAATGGAGCAAAAACTTTTTAGAGAAGATTTATACTACCGGCTTAATGCCATGCAAATTGAGTTGCCGGCCTTAAAAGACCGTAAAGAGGATATCCCGCTTTTTGTAGATTACTTTTTAGAAAATTTTCAAAAAATGCACAATAATCAGGTAAAAGGTATTTCGCAAAGTGCGCTTAAAATGTTTATTGATTATTCCTGGCCTGGCAATGTGCGTGAGCTTGAAAATACCATGGAACGTGCCATGTTACTGGCCAAAACCGATTTAATTTTACCTGAAGATATTATTTTTTCGGCCGATACCGCAGGAGAAGTTGAAGAAAATTCTGCCATTTTTCATGACGCAACACGCCCCTTGGATGATATTGAAAAAGAATACATCATCCGGGTATTAAAAGCGGTGGATGGTAACCGTAGTGAAGCGGCACAGGTTCTTAAAATTGGCCGCAAAACGCTGTATAACAAGCTTGCCAAATATGGTATTGAGTAA